One Denticeps clupeoides chromosome 12, fDenClu1.1, whole genome shotgun sequence genomic window carries:
- the LOC114801000 gene encoding nck-associated protein 5-like, producing MSEEVEQRDCNETFEPEEGDADPFMEEEEEEEEEEEEDSSRELLDRLRELEAENSALALANESQREAYERCLDEVANHVVQALLNQKDLREECIKLKMRVFDLERQNRTLTELFAQKLHTQLNPLQQLPLVALPEHNAEAIVTSTEKMTASPFQEVKSNGDCPENSTPSSARVPAASMDALSPFFKKKAHILEVLRKLEETDPLKFHPSTCLSSYHDVGPTLFPGDMGSVMTSSPRPPHCRHSSSDSDIHEYANGEGVLRDGLGRGHGTCPSCRILAQKSSLDNLLKSSQAQGHGAAAAREGGSINGLIQAEAQGASAQITEPQTSIPSAGSTNQPYLHSTRLEHCLQEHRGGRSTSRTETESFVLGSYRSSSESNHELVDEPRTSHYLKEKGESRHSLGKSLPRGSDDSSLCRDDKQMETVSSQSQDHTQVSTVDNGSCFLEVAADAALTVKGENEAAENVCNGVYLSSNETSVCKKMSVELYSPSPVPERNSSMPLVQQQSSGKSKSALSPTSSSSCLSETKPSPISSPSRLLKFLKIPTIGERAQTGNALRLSPQLTRSSKIPCRNNYEVYHSPVMSRKATTTERDRQSSSASKTDTYPGTHSAPSSPPKPEDSACSSVLIKDASYSSHSAPKPSRNAKVAAHSASELQKASQVVPFYENVSELSATFPSNGLPQFVTYSQREGDASVNQEASLNEDKLLSPPSKNSDSSPATGDSTSDSSDQDTDTESPVWHKPQQNYSLPTPSSVASKAPRGGSFSSRKDRSQERIPLDHLPATNCVTAHPTSVLVRKGDQPPSIPKRTVSNKTQSETSHHPFKERLAALGKLKSNDDLHQSDKKETQCSTGRVVVPSSGNSERSKTAERQDRSVVEHRQAKYTDSLDGKPYPKTNVTGYAKYSGHEPSTKPALATAVYVAKAEGPKIKMGMSSTAEPAVVMRSYGKCPPQHSHHSKTVPSPQSSPNKVPSKSPSKAGQAASYPRGIRPAHDDRAQAQKHQTRPDDKSKLTTGKKKTFVNAESFPPPPPARPPVESAQNIQAIEEKKSLAAAAGPQSAIEQKVMRGIEENMLKQDKGQSVETKQKSSNGIASWFGLKKSKLPALNRKPEMSKLRLNMSASSSSTSSVVNKDAKGGPRKVVESLNISKLMEKAEDLRKALEEERAYVNGVGVGVGVPLDRPGRGHSCEVVMDQAQGQLSLMYRGVTADNFMQQLLNRVDERGATSFGMAHRRLSFDSKRSRPIFNQQRNGMSHTKSREEMDKSSDVVSREEVTSDESLAESISSQHFTGSGASMRTLDSGIGTFPLPDYASSAAGKSIPKSKVHGEQGFSASQGKQGPLMKVPRKARTLERELSSLEEVNPPILYGSALEAKGPMHLSSTIHEDIDAYGDHMQSPPPKNWTFPNLKGSAAATDVYLGVQTEVEPSGQGTPSRRSLKQCGAQGPRETDPSSLLPPPQMGLSRRGKGRMPGGSEMGKDGGLELVKERPDDILSPSRPQVLETPESLSDSLYDSLSSCGSQG from the exons TTGCCATTGGTAGCCCTCCCAGAGCACAATGCAGAGGCTATAGTGACGAGCACAGAGAAGATGACAGCGTCTCCCTTCCAAGAGGTCAAA AGTAATGGTGATTGCCCCGAGAATAGCACACCCAGTTCAGCTCGAGTCCCTGCCGCTTCCATGGATGCCCTATCCCCATTCTTTAAGAAGAAAGCACACATCCTTGAAGTCCTCCGCAAGCTGGAAGAAACGGATCCTCTCAAATTCCACCCCTCCACCTGCCTTTCCTCCTACCATGATGTTGGACCAACTCTGTTTCCCGGGGACATGGGGTCAGTGATGACTTCAAGCCCCCGTCCGCCACACTGCAGGCACTCCAGTTCAGACTCTGACATCCACGAATATGCCAATGGGGAGGGTGTGCTGCGAGATGGCCTTGGTCGGGGGCATGGAACCTGCCCATCCTGCCGGATTCTTGCTCAGAAAAGCAGTCTGGATAATCTTTTAAAAAGCAGTCAAGCCCAGGGAcacggtgctgctgctgctaggGAAGGCGGGAGCATAAATGGACTGATTCAGGCGGAAGCCCAAGGGGCATCAGCACAGATTACAGAGCCACAGACCAGCATTCCTTCAGCAGGGAGCACAAATCAGCCATATTTACACAGCACAAGATTAGAGCATTGTCTACAGGAGCACAGAGGGGGTAGAAGCACCAGTCGGACTGAGACAGAGAGTTTCGTTCTAGGCTCATATCGCTCGTCTTCAGAATCAAACCACGAATTAGTAGATGAGCCTCGGACTTCTCATTACTTAAAGGAAAAGGGGGAAAGCAGGCATTCATTGGGGAAATCTTTGCCTAGAGGCTCAGATGACTCCAGCCTTTGCAGGGATGACAAGCAGATGGAAACTGTGTCATCTCAAAGTCAAGATCACACACAGGTGAGCACAGTTGACAATGGCTCCTGTTTCCTGGAGGTGGCTGCAGATGCAGCACTCACAGTGAAAGGTGAAAATGAAGCTGCAGAGAATGTCTGCAATGGAGTATATCTTTCCTCCAACGAAACGTCGGTATGTAAAAAGATGTCAGTAGAATTATACTCTCCTTCCCCTGTACCTGAAAGGAATAGCTCAATGCCTTTAGTGCAGCAGCAATCCTCTGGGAAAAGCAAGTCTGCACTGAGTcccacctcttcctcctcctgccttAGCGAGACCAAGCCTTCCCCAATCTCCTCCCCGTCTCGACTGCTTAAGTTTCTCAAGATACCTACCATTGGGGAGCGAGCGCAGACAGGCAATGCCTTACGACTCAGTCCTCAGCTTACCCGTAGCTCCAAAATCCCATGCAGGAACAATTATGAAGTGTATCACTCTCCTGTCATGTCCCGTAAAGCCACCACCACCGAAAGAGACAGACAGTCCTCCTCCGCTTCTAAAACAGACACTTACCCTGGCACACATTCTGCACCCAGCTCTCCACCTAAGCCAGAAGACAGTGCTTGTTCCTCTGTCCTGATCAAGGATGCAAGCTATAGTAGCCACTCAGCACCCAAGCCCAGCAGAAATGCAAAGGTTGCAGCCCATTCTGCATCTGAGCTTCAGAAGGCATCCCAGGTGGTTCCCTTCTATGAGAATGTTTCTGAGCTTTCTGCAACATTCCCCTCAAATGGTCTTCCACAATTTGTCACTTACTCTCAAAGAGAGGGCGATGCCTCAGTCAATCAAGAGGCAAGCTTAAATGAGGACAAGCTCCTGAGCCCTCCCTCCAAGAATTCAGACTCAtccccagccactggggattcAACTTCAGACTCTTCAGACCAAGACACTGATACAGAAAGTCCAGTTTGGCACAAACCTCAGCAAAACTACAGCCTTCCCACTCCGTCATCTGTGGCTAGCAAAGCTCCACGGGGCGGTAGTTTTTCCAGCCGGAAAGACAGGAGTCAGGAAAGGATACCACTGGATCACCTCCCAGCCACAAACTGTGTAACTGCTCACCCTACAAGTGTTTTAGTTAGAAAAGGAGACCAGCCGCCATCAATTCCTAAGAGGACAGTGTCTAACAAAACACAGAGTGAGACCAGTCACCATCCTTTCAAGGAACGACTAGCTGCTCTGGGGAAGCTGAAGAGCAATGACGATTTACACCAGTCTGATAAGAAAGAGACGCAGTGCAGCACTGGCAGAGTGGTGGTTCCGTCTTCAGGCAACAGTGAAAGAAGCAAAACTGCAGAGAGACAAGATCGAAGTGTGGTGGAACACAGGCAAGCAAAATATACAGATTCACTTGATGGTAAGCCTTACCCTAAAACCAATGTGACCGGCTATGCAAAATACTCTGGCCATGAACCTTCCACCAAACCAGCACTAGCAACAGCAGTTTATGTTGCAAAGGCAGAAGGTCCAAAGATAAAAATGGGAATGTCATCCACTGCTGAGCCCGCTGTGGTGATGCGTAGCTATGGGAAATGTCCTCCCCAGCACAGTCACCACAGTAAAACTGTTCCAAGTCCCCAGAGCAGCCCAAACAAAGTCCCCTCCAAGTCACCCTCTAAAGCAGGCCAAGCTGCGTCGTACCCACGGGGGATACGGCCAGCTCACGATGACCGCGCTCAAGCTCAGAAACACCAGACTAGACCAGATGACAAGTCCAAACTTACTACaggcaaaaagaaaacatttgttAACGCCGAGAGctttcctcccccccccccggcaaGACCTCCTGTTGAATCAGCACAGAACATTCAAGCTATTGAGGAGAAGAAATCTCTTGCAGCTGCGGCAGGTCCTCAGTCGGCCATTGAGCAGAAGGTAATGCGAGGCATTGAAGAAAACATGCTAAAGCAGGACAAAGGCCAATCTGTTGAAACCAAGCAGAAAAGTTCCAATGGCATTGCCAGTTGGTTTGGTCTGAAGAAGAGCAAGCTACCAGCCTTGAACCGCAAACCAGAGATGTCCAAGCTCAGACTCAACATGTCAGCATCATCCTCTTCTACGTCATCTGTTGTGAACAAAGATGCGAAAGGTGGTCCTCGGAAGGTTGTAGAAAGCCTGAACATTTCTAAACTGATGGAGAAAGCCGAGGACTTGAGGAAAGCGCTTGAGGAGGAGAGGGCCTATGTGAATGGGGTTGGGGTAGGTGTTGGGGTACCTCTTGATCGGCCTGGACGGGGACACTCATGTGAGGTGGTGATGGATCAAGCCCAAGGCCAGTTATCACTCATGTATCGAGGAGTGACAGCTGATAACTTCATGCAGCAGCTATTAAACAG AGTTGATGAAAGAGGAGCCACCAGCTTTGGGATGGCTCACAGGCGTCTGTCCTTTGACTCCAAGAGATCACGCCCCATTTTCAACCAGCAACGTAATGGTATGAGCCACACCAAGagcagggaggagatggacaag aGTTCAGATGTGGTCAGCCGTGAAGAGGTTACATCTGATGAAAGCTTAGCTGAGTCTATCAGTTCCCAGCACTTCACAG GATCTGGTGCCTCCATGCGTACCCTGGACAGTGGCATTGGCACATTCCCCTTGCCGGACTATGCCAGCAGTGCAGCTGGCAAAAGCATCCCCAAGTCAAAGGTGCACGGGGAACAAGGCTTCTCTGCATCCCAAGGGAAACAAGGACCTTTGATGAAAGTTCCACGTAAAGCACGCACCCTAGAGAGAGAACTGTCATCACTGGAGGAGGTGAATCCACCTATATTGTATGGCAGTGCACTTGAAGCCAAAGGACCCATGCACCTTTCCAGCACCATTCATGAGG ATATTGATGCTTATGGGGATCACATGCAAAGTCCTCCTCCTAAGAACTGGACTTTCCCCAatcttaaaggatctgctgcagCCACAGATGTGTATCTCGGAGTTCAGACAGAAGTTGAGCCATCTGGGCAAGGAACCCCTTCCAGACGG AGTCTGAAACAGTGCGGAGCCCAAGGACCACGTGAAACAGACCCCAGCAGTCTCTTACCACCTCCACAGATGGGTCTGAGTCGACGAGGGAAAGGCCGAATGCCTGGCGGCTCAGAAATGGGCAAAGATGGAGGTTTGGAGCTTGTTAAGGAGCGGCCAGATGACATCTTGTCTCCAAGTCGACCACAGGTCCTGGAGACTCCGGAGTCTCTGAGCGACTCTCTTTATGACAGCCTCTCCTCATGTGGCAGCCAGGGCTGA